In the Candidatus Zixiibacteriota bacterium genome, CTTGATTCCCCCATTTAATAGAATTCAGGAAGCTATCACGAGGACAGCTTCCTGAATTTTTGGATCTCAAAAACTACCGGATCACATTGGTCCGCAAATCGGAGCGGGACCCATCTTGTAGAGGAAGTTTATGAGATAAGTAACGTCCTGAATGTTGGTTACACCATCGCCGTTCGCATCTGCCTCAGGATATCTCCCAGGACCACCCTGACAAGGAGGCTTAGGACCATCCTGATACAAGAACCTGATGAG is a window encoding:
- a CDS encoding dockerin type I domain-containing protein, with the protein product GKATGSRVIQVNISSTCCVLAGNVNHTGIVNIQDVTYLIRFLYQDGPKPPCQGGPGRYPEADANGDGVTNIQDVTYLINFLYKMGPAPICGPM